The Nodosilinea sp. PGN35 genomic interval TGTCACCCCGCTTGGCCACCCGCAGCCCCTCCACGGGCAGGCGCTTGGCGTAGCCCCCCGCCGTCACCAGCAACAGGCAGTCTTTGCCCGACTGCACTCGCACACAGCCCGCCAGGGTTTCGGTCTTGCCCATGCGAATGCCCTGCGGCCCCTGGGCGGCGCGGCCCAGCTCCGGCAGGTTGTCGTCGTCGATGGGGAAGCGCAGCAGTCGCCCGCCCGTGGTGCCCAGCACCAGGTCATCGCCCAGTTCCGCCAGGGTGACGTGGGCCAGCTCGTCGCCGTCTTTGACCTTCATCGCCGTCAGGCCGCGCCCGGTGAGATTGGTGAATTCCTTCAGCGGGGCGCGCTTAATTTTGCCCCGGCGGGTGACGCAAATCAGGTCATGCTCTAGCAGGTCGTCGCGGATGACAAACTGAGCCACGATCGCATCGGCATCCTGGGGCACCGACCCCGGCAGCAGATTCACCAGGGGCACGCCCTTGCCCTGGCGCGGGTTGTTGGGCAGGGTCTCCACCGCCACGGTGAAGGCGCGACCGTCGCGGGTGAGGGTGAGCACCTCCTGGGTGGTGAGGGCAGGCTCGGTCTGCACTACCGGATCGTCGTCTACCTCGTGGAGTTTGGGGTTGGGCTCGGCATCGAGGCGGGCCTGCCGCCGCTGGTAGGCCTTTGGCGAAAACCGCCGCACATAGCCCTTTTGGGTAAACTCGACCACCGCCGCTTCTTCCACGGTTTCGGCGATGATCTCTTCAAACTGCTGGGTTTCTTCGGCCCGCTCGGCGTCGGTTTGAATGCGGGTGCGGCGGGGGTCGTTGAACTTTTTCTTTAGCGCCTTGAGCTCTTTTTTCATCGCCTTGAATAGCTCTTTGCGATCGCTCAGCAGCCGGTTCAGCTCGTCCCGCCGCTGGCGCAGTTCGTCGGCCTCGGTGGCGAGGCCCTGGCGCTCCATGCCGGTGAGCTTGCGCAGGGGCATGGCCAAAATTGCGTCCGACTGGCGCTCGCTGAGGTCAAAGCGCTGCTGAAAGGTCTGCTTGGCGGTGGTGCCGTCGGGGGCGTTGCGCAGAATGTCGATGATGGCATCGAGGTTGTTGAGCGCCGTCAGCAGCCCCTCGGTGATGTGCAGCTTGGCCTCGGTCTTTTCGAGCTGGTGGCGGTAGTGGCGGGTGAGGGTGGTTTCGCGAAAGTCGAGAAACGCCTGCATGACCTCGCGCAGGGGCAGCTGGCGGGGCTGGCCGTTGTCGAGGGCCAGCATGATCACGCCGAAGTTGGTCTGGAGCGGGGTGGTGCGATAGAGGTCTTGCAGCACCCGCTGGGCCGGGGTGTCGCGCTTGAGTTCGATCACCACCCGCATGCCGTCGCGATCGCTCTCGTCGCGAATATCGGCGATGCCCTCCAGCCGCCCGGCGTTGACTAACTGGGCAATTTTCTCGATCCACCCGGCTTTGTTCACCTGGTAGGGCAGCTCGGTGACAATGATGGCGTTGCGCCGCTGGCGACCGCGACCGGGGTGCACCTCCTCAAAATTGCAAATGCCGCGAATGGGGATGCTGCCTCGCCCGGTGCGGTAGGCGTCGAGAATGCCCTCGGTGCCGATGATCTCGCCCCCGGTGGGAAAATCGGGGCCAGGGATGAGGCGAAACAGCTCGTCGTCGGCAATAGCGGGGCGATCGATCATCGCCACCAGCCCGTCGATCACCTCCCCCATATTGTGGGGCGGAATGTTGGTGGCCATGCCCACGGCAATGCCCGAAGACCCGTTCAACAGCAGGTTGGGCAGCTGGGTGGGCAGCACCACCGGCTCCTGCTGGGAGCTGTCGAAGTTGTCGCTAAAGTCGACCAGGGCCTCGCTGATATCGCTCAGCATGCCCTCGTGGCTGACTGGCGACAGGCGGGTTTCGGTGTAGCGCATGGCCGCCGGGGGGTCGTTGTCCACCGAGCCAAAGTTGCCGTGGCCGTCCAATAACGGGTAGCGGCTGGAGAAACTCTGCACCATGCGCACCAGGGCGTCGTACACCGCCTGGTCGCCGTGGGGATGGTACTTGCCCAGCACGTCGCCCACCACGCGGGCGCACTTGCGGTAGGGGCGATCGGGGGTCAGCCCCAGCTCGTGCATGGCGTAGAGAATGCGGCGGTGTACGGGTTTGAGGCCGTCACGCACGTCGGGCAAGGCCCGGCCCACGATCACGCTCATGGCGTATTCCAGGTACGACCGCTGCACCTCGGTGTGGAGCGAGGTGGGCACAATCTGCCCGGCAGCAAGGATGTCGAGTTGGTCAGCCATGGGCAGGGGTCCTGGATGAGACTAGGTGGGAGGACGGAACAGGCAGAAAAATCTGGGGCCGTAAGCTGAGTTTAGCCATAGCCTACGCCTGAATTGACATTTCGAGGCGCAACCTATGGTCTAAATTTTGATGGCCCTGATAAATCAGCGTTAACAATGCTGTAACTTATAGGCAAGCTTGTAGGTATGGCAAGCGTCTGGGCATTTTAGTCTACCCGGCACGGGCCTCTGATCTGGAAAAGCTTACCTGGGAAAGTCAGGGCTGAGGGAGCCTAGATCGGCTCGACGCAGCAATCAATTATGTCGGTTCAAAGACCATATTCCTCCAACGAAAGGGGTGGACACACGCAATGAAGACCGTCTTACTCGTTGAAGACGACCTGGTAAATGCCCGAGTGTTTTCTAAGATACTGACCAAGCGCGGCGGCCTGGCGGTTAGGCATACAGAAGATGTGGAAGAGGTAATGACCATTGCCCGCAGTGGCGAAGTGGATGTGGTGTTGATGGATGTGTCGCTGGCCCACAGCATGTACCAGGGCAAACCCATGGATGGCATCAAAATTACCCAACTGCTGAAGTCCGACCCCGACACGGCGAGCCTGCCGGTAATTTTGGTAACCGCTCACGCCATGGAGGGCGATCGCGAGAATTTTCTGAGCCAAAGCGGTGCCGATGGCTATATTTCCAAGCCGGTGATCGACCATCAGGAATTTGTAGACCAAATCAAGGCGACCATGGGAGATACCGAATAAGTACACTTGTACTTTATCCGGCGATTTTTCGCAACCTCATTCTGGCGCTGGGTCGAGCCGGTGGCGGCGGCCCGCGACCAAGGCTTCACACCTGAGGGGACAGCCGAGACGGCTATCCCACAAGATTTTTGCTCAGGCCCTGAGACCCAGGGGGGTCAACCCCTTGTGGGATTGGCCTCTGGCCCGTCTGCCCCGATCGCGAATAAATTAGGCTGGGCTACCCCCCGTGGACCAGGCAAACATCGCAAAGCCGGGTGCATCCCACTTTTGCAACCGACATTCCGCAGGTTGACAGGAACTAATTTAGGAGGTAGTACCGGCAAGCCGGAAAACCCATAAGGCGAATGATTTTGCTGCGTTCTTCCGAGAGGTTGCTAACCTGCTGGACTGACCCTACA includes:
- a CDS encoding response regulator; the protein is MKTVLLVEDDLVNARVFSKILTKRGGLAVRHTEDVEEVMTIARSGEVDVVLMDVSLAHSMYQGKPMDGIKITQLLKSDPDTASLPVILVTAHAMEGDRENFLSQSGADGYISKPVIDHQEFVDQIKATMGDTE
- the gyrA gene encoding DNA gyrase subunit A — protein: MADQLDILAAGQIVPTSLHTEVQRSYLEYAMSVIVGRALPDVRDGLKPVHRRILYAMHELGLTPDRPYRKCARVVGDVLGKYHPHGDQAVYDALVRMVQSFSSRYPLLDGHGNFGSVDNDPPAAMRYTETRLSPVSHEGMLSDISEALVDFSDNFDSSQQEPVVLPTQLPNLLLNGSSGIAVGMATNIPPHNMGEVIDGLVAMIDRPAIADDELFRLIPGPDFPTGGEIIGTEGILDAYRTGRGSIPIRGICNFEEVHPGRGRQRRNAIIVTELPYQVNKAGWIEKIAQLVNAGRLEGIADIRDESDRDGMRVVIELKRDTPAQRVLQDLYRTTPLQTNFGVIMLALDNGQPRQLPLREVMQAFLDFRETTLTRHYRHQLEKTEAKLHITEGLLTALNNLDAIIDILRNAPDGTTAKQTFQQRFDLSERQSDAILAMPLRKLTGMERQGLATEADELRQRRDELNRLLSDRKELFKAMKKELKALKKKFNDPRRTRIQTDAERAEETQQFEEIIAETVEEAAVVEFTQKGYVRRFSPKAYQRRQARLDAEPNPKLHEVDDDPVVQTEPALTTQEVLTLTRDGRAFTVAVETLPNNPRQGKGVPLVNLLPGSVPQDADAIVAQFVIRDDLLEHDLICVTRRGKIKRAPLKEFTNLTGRGLTAMKVKDGDELAHVTLAELGDDLVLGTTGGRLLRFPIDDDNLPELGRAAQGPQGIRMGKTETLAGCVRVQSGKDCLLLVTAGGYAKRLPVEGLRVAKRGDIGTQSFQFSLKTDRLVAMLPAVPKESVTLFTSADRTAVIPVASVPRQGRTGESDRIVKPNKGETITQVIQTRPLEEGSPGKAPAEEE